Below is a genomic region from Miscanthus floridulus cultivar M001 chromosome 1, ASM1932011v1, whole genome shotgun sequence.
GTTCATTCACTTTCGTCTTTGCATTTTCTAACCCTGCTTCCACCGCCGGTCTACAGCTCCAATAGCAGGACCTTCCGTGACGCCATCTCCTGACCCACCCGTGGCGCCATCTCCTGAACCACCAGGTACGCCGTGTTTTTTTTCGCATCTTAAAACTCATTTTTGATGAAAAACCTGTTTGCATCTCAAACTCGCATGGCAATCAGCAGCGATCTAGACTAACGCGCTGCACCATTGTCAGCAGCCCTCACCCAGGAGACCATGATGCCGTGACCAAGTCCAGAAGGTCGAAGAGGTCCAAGACCAAGAGCGTGAGGATTAATGGACCAGAGTGGACCTATCTCAAGTGCACACAGAAGAAGCTCACCGGTAAGTAGAGAGTTACTTAAATATGAGAGTGGAGAATCTTGTAAGGAACTTTGATTAAACCAGAAACTTGATACATTACGTAACCGGCTCTCTTCCGGTCTTCGTCTACCTCTCGCCCCCTTCCTGCTCTTCGAtccttgctcctcttcttcggctCCGCAGCTGATAACCATCGTGTcttgcagttgcagttgcagctCCAGCTCCGGTGCTGCCGTTACCATCTAGTCCAGCTCCGGTGCTCCCGCTAACGACTGGCCCAGCTCCGGCGCCGGCAACCACGCTGCCATCCAGTCAGGGATCTGCGCCGCCCACGAACAAGGTTGCTTCCGGTGCCGGTGCCGCCAGTCTCGCTGCTTCCACGGGAGTCGTCGTGCTGTTATCCGCCGTTGCCGCCATCGCTCTATGATATACAATTGGTTGCGATATCAACGTCCGAAATTAGCTGGAGTTATTTTCTCGTCTCCATCCGTCATTAGTTGTTGGCTTTGCTACAATGGTCGTGCAATTGCACTGCCTTGCTGCTAGTAGATTATTCATATGAACACCACGGAATACATATGCTAAATTTGTGAACACTTCTGCATTTTTTCCCTCTCTCGCCGTGACATTCGAATGATCGAATTAGTTTGTTTTGTTTGAACTCGACTTTGTGGGTTGACACGTTTTGCTTCACAATACTCGATCCGGTAAATGGCAATCCCTTACCAGAGGGGCAGTGGCGTTgacacgttttttttttttttttgttgcttcatcaaatTTTCGTTATGTTTTTTATGATTTAATTTGACACTCCTATAAAAACATTTCATTGTATTTTTTACCGACGTGGCACTTCTAAAAACAATCTCATAAAACTCTCTACTTGTTGCGATACCGTACCATCAGCTGGTCATTGGCTGTTGCTGCTGTGGTTGCTCAATTGTACTGCCCTGCTGTTAGATCCGACTGAATGAACACAATTACATCGAATCAGTCTGTCTTGTTTGGCTCCGGAGTGTACTTGACTTGGTGACGCGTTGTTTTTGCTTGATCGTGGATGGTGACGTGAGCAACTCGACGCGTCGGCGTCAGCAGTCATCTGGTCGGTCGTTGGGTTCAGACTTCAGACGCGCGCTCACTCGAAAAAGCGACAAGGGAGCCGGCGTGCGCCACCTTGTGTTGGTTTGACGTGGCCGTGCTTTTTGGTCCCAGGACTCCCAGCCACCACGGGCCATGGTTCGTGTCGTGGTGGATATGCCATTGCCCGTGCCGCCGTGCGCGCTCTCTTTTCTCCTCCCGTTTCATGCCACCCACCACTAATCTTCCCAAAAAGCTAGCCCACCTTTGTCATCGCCCGGTTTCCTCTGCTTCGCTCGCTCAACTAGCTGTCTAGTTCTATTCTCCTATCTTTTCTCCAGCAGAAGATGATGGATCGCGCTTGTTTCAGTCAGCATATGTTCTCCTGACGAAAGTCCTGGACTCTACTAGCTAGTCTACTGCTGCATGGCGATTACGACGCCCCTTGCAGCCACACACTGGCAGAATATAGGAGAATGAAAAGGGAATTGGTGGGCGTAGCGTAGGCCTGTAGCTGTAGGGAAGAGAGGTAGAGCTGCTGCCATAATCGCGTGCGAATCATGTTCCTTTTTGAAAGCGGAAAAACTCTCAGTCTTCTCTGTTAGCTAGCCCAAAGCCACAGCCCCGGACCGCAACGCACACCTCATCATTCCAGGCGCACCGCCGCAGCCGCCCCCCTCCACTTTGTGTAATGGCCAGTTCCATCTATATCTGTAATGTAGCATTGGCATGGGCTGCAGACATCGATCACAGCAGCCACTAGCTAGATCCTGCGTCCAGAACGCCGTGCGCATGCAAGCGAGCGCCAAGTGGTGTGCCACTACCAGTACCCCACTGCCCCCCATCTATTGTTATCTGTCAGCGAGACACCAACCGAACGCCCCACTAGAGTCGTGTGCTGTGCTGACTGCCGAGAGGCGGTGGCCGTGGCAGTCCATGTCCATCTCCACATAAACGCGCGCTAGCTCCCGTCGACCCCTTCATCATTCTCGCGCGGTCTCGCCACATTCCGCGAACCGGGCCAGCAAAACCCCGCCTGCTGCCGGTGCATATACAAGTTAAGTAGCAGCACGTACAAGGCACCAGTGGTCGCGCCGCTAGCTGCCACTGAACCCGACCAACGCGACAGCACCAGGAATGCCGACGACGGCCATGGCAAAACGGTCGTCGTGCGTGCTGATCCTCGCGCTCGCAGCGCTACTACTAGCCGCCGCCGTGCGCGTCGACGGCGGCGCCACGgccgccgcgccggcgccggcgccgtccgCGGACTGCACGGACGCGCTGGTGGGCCTGGCGGGGTGCCTGAGCTACGTGGACGAGGGGAGCACGGTGGCGACGCCCGACCCGACCTGCTGCTCGGGGCTCAAGGACGTGGTGCACAAGGAGGTGGCCTGCCTCTGCCAGGTCTTCCAGAACGGCCAGAACTTGGGCATCTCGCTCAACATGACCAAGGCCCTGCAGCTGCCCGCCGCCTGCAAGGTCAAGACGCCGCCCTTCAGCAAGTGCCACGGTGCGTTCGGTTCCGTCTCTTTCTTGCCTTTGTTATCGTGGAGCAATCATTTGACTGATGGGTGATCTCGTTCTTGTTGCCAATGCAGTTTCTGTTCCTGGTGTGCCCACCGCGTCTCCTGGTACGTTTGTTTGTTTCTTGTGGGCTTTGTGGCCTATGCTCCCGAGCATATAAATAAAACCTACCGAAAATCCCAGTGCTAAGCGACTGCCGACTAGTATTTACCGGAGTAAATTGAGTGTCTCTTTCTGCAACTTAAGAGGAGATTTATTTCATGGGCATCTAAACAGGAGTAGAAAATTTCCAAGAGCTGTGTCGTTGCTTTTCAGAGTTCAGACGAGTGACAAGCTTTCACGTTGTTTCAGTTCCTGCTCCCTCGTCCGGGGCCCCATTCTTCGGGCAGTCGCCGTCGTCGTCAACTCCTTCGGGATCACCGGCAGCGGCAGCAACCGGGAGCCAGACCACCCCAGCGCGTTCTGGCGCTGCCGGCCTCTCGGCATCACCGCGGACCTTCCTCGCTGCAGCAACTGCTGCCGCGACTCTGTTCGTGTACCGACTCTTGTGAGCTGGGCTCACGTCACCTGTCATGTTCCAAGTTCATGCGCTCCACCTTACCTCACCCCAGTCTGACCACAGATAAAAAGGAGCATGTAACAACCCTGTACCGAGATGTATCTTGTGAGCATTTCAGTTTCGTTTTGCACTGCTTCTGAACCTGCATGCATTGTTCATGGATTTCATTGCCTCGCACAATAAATCAATAATGCTACAAGTCACGAATAGGTTACCGCTGCGGCGCTGCCGCTGAgtacatcacaaagttcattgaAGGGCTCGCAACTTGCTGCGGCCGTGCTCAAAGAGATACTCATGCAACCTTATGGTATGTATATGTATTAGTGTACACACGTTTGGCTGAGCGTAGCCCAGTATTGTGCTGTGTGCTCATGACGCACAATATGTTCATGGGCATTTGTCAGCGAGTGCAGCTGTAACAAAAACTTGAGCTGCGCTCAACTTTGAGAGTTTGTTTATAGTTTAAACCTCGGATTTCCGAACAATAGATACAACAACAGTTACATCATCCAGCTTGCCCCCGGAGTAACCCAGGTACCCAGCCGCCAGAGCAGAGTCTGAAAACGGGCTCCTTCCAAACCcacaccgccccacttcctttgcTCTAGCAACCAGTAAATCAGCAATTTCCTGCAATTTTAACGTAAAGTGGGCATGGTCAAGAGATAAATCTTTTCTCATCGGTATTTGTGGACTGTGGGAGTAGTTTATTAGGTTCATTTCTGTAACACGATGAGAAGTTCATTTGGCATTCCATACTGACCGTGGGCTTGATATCAGCTTCTAATGATTTGGAGACAATGCCTGCTACTTCTTCCTCATAGACGTTGTCGAAAAGACCATCTGATGCTGTTACAATGACATCACCTTCTTGTAGATCAATGGTGTATTTCTGCAAGTTAAGAAGAattaagtaaaaaaaaaaaaaactctgataAAGCTTGCAAGAGGAAATCAATAGCAGCAGATTGTGGTATGGCACCTGTACGATTTTTAAAGGGTCATCACCCTTTTCAATTTGCAATGGGAAATTGAAACCATAAGTCATCGGTTTTGATTTTTTATGGACCTCTCCATTCCTTATCACAAGGAATCCAGAATCTCCAATATTTGATGCATGAAGGACCTGCAATAGCAACGAGCTCATAAGCATAAATATATCTAAGTCTGGGAGGATAATATATATAGAATCAACCATCAGTACATGTGAAAAAAAGGAGGCCAAGTCATAACCAACGAACATACCTGGCCATCAAAGTGAGCAACTAAAACAGTGGAAGAACCAGGGCACCGTGCTTCATCTGCAGCCTTGGCAAGAACATCCTCAGTTCTCATCCCTGCAGCTCCTTGGGTCTCTGTTACAATCTTTTTGCAACCATCCATCAGTTCTCTTGCATAAAGCCCGGCATTGATCCCTGAGATAACAATTCCATCAACATTATAAATGTTTACATTCTGAAATGAAAAAACAAATTTGCTCAGAAATGAACATGGATTTCCTCAGAGGCTCCAACAGCACACATGAACCCTACCGACCAAGTGGTACATTGGAATGTGTCGAGTACGTATCTGAGATAGAGCAGCTGTAGGTGTCTTTACAAAATATTCACAGATGTATGCCAGTGCTTGcgtgcaattttttttaattaatgCCACGTCAAATTGCATTCAAGGCTAGGCATCTCAAAttcttttagttttagtttccaATGTGACTACAGAATTTCATCTCCTTTTTTCCTTGGAGAACAGGTACATTTGATACACCGGGTCATGGCAGGTTTATCGCAATTATGTTGGTACTATTGCCATGTTTACCTCTCACGAGGGCAATGCTGAGGAAGTTGAAGCCTTAGCGTGCAGAGAGGGCTTAGCCCTAGCGGCTCAGTGGTGTCAGCAAAAAGTGATCCTCGCATCAGATTGCAGCTCCGTGATTGAGCTACTAGCTACACGGCAAGGACTGCGGTCAGTGCCAAAGTTCATTGTAGATGAGACGGTGCAGGAAGGTAGGCGGCTACCGGAGTGGAAAGTTATCCATACGATGAGTGTATAGAGCAGCTCACGAGCTCACACAGCTAACGAAGAGAACAAGGCATTCAGCTGTTTGGCGCTTTAGTTCTCCAGTCTGTGTGGAGCATATTATTGCTCAGGATTGTAACTTTGTTGCTGAGTAATAATAAAAGTCTCTCTCttcttcgcaaaaaaaaaaaattacctCTCATGATTTTGTCCTATTTGTGTGGCAACTGGTAAGACATTgttctctagcaaaacctattgAGTCACTGACCTAATCCACATTCGGCTTTAGCTACCTGCAGATAGGATGGCTACTTCGTGGTTAACTATCAAccaaataacaaattcaacagcCAACTGCTATAGATTTGTCAATTTGGCATCTTAGAATACTACAGTAGACGTGTCACTTTTTTCTGGTGTTCCTGGTAGGAATAGGAACAGAAAGGATGTAACTATCGTCGTTCAGGCTTATAGTCAGTACCTCGTCCTTAGCAGCTTTGATCATGTCGGCAGAGCTTTGGGGTCATCGCTCTTGATATTTTCACCAAGAATGGATGGAGATCTAATCATCTAATAATAGACTTTGCTCATGATTATTTCCTTTTGTTTGTGCCCTCTTTTTCCTTTTTGTGGTCAGTAGTTGAGCTGAAAATTTTGTATGAATTTGGCTGTGTGCGGTGGCAGAGGACGGAACTTTTCATTTTCTGAAAAAACAAACAGCTTTGATCATGCCATCCCACACAAAAATGAACTTCCAGTCCACGCTTGAATTTTGAACATTTCATCCATGCTCCAGTGTTTGCAACCAAGCAAGTCTATTGCAAGCGCATTGTCCTGCACTTATTGCGTGATGTTTGAGTTTCCCAAATCTTAAATTCTAATTTTCAAGCAAATACTCTGCGTACTATTAGGAGCGATTCCAAAAGGTCTTATAGTTGTAACATGCAAATAGGCTATATCAATGTATCATACTCGGACATGGAATATATTTGCGTGATTGTAAAGCATCTGAGAATGGTAATGAATGTCAGCAAAGAAGCATTTCTCAAAAGCAAGTACAGTAAAACTTAAGAAACAAGATATGGAGTGTAAATTAACATGCTATGGATGGACTGCTAGCTGCAGTTCACAGCATCCACAAGATTAGAACACAGAGCTGCAGTGGAGAAGATATTGTTTACCTTCAAAGGACCACTGACCAACTCCATCTGCTACACCAAACCAGCCATCACAAGCTATAAAATATGCATCTTCACCACCTGTCAGTACCTGGAAAAAAATAACAGGTACGGATGTAAAAAATATTCGAGACAAATATTCAAGTAGAAATAAGTGAGCAAGGAGCGAGAGAAAGCCATATATAGTTTCCAGTTAATGTTTAGAAACAGTGACTGCAATATCAGAATGGCAACCTAATATCTTTTGTTGTTCGGAATAAATAACAAAGCATATGTAAATTGGATCCAAAAATCATCCCCATTAATTTAGCCCTTGGTACGGTACCTTCGAAGGATGTGGTAACATTGATGCACCTGAAGCCAGCACAAGTGTTGATTCGGACACTGAAGTCATCCTGTGATGAATTCAAcattaaaatgatatatttagatCTTAAAAATCTACCAGGAAAAGTGTCAAAATGATGAGCCCATAAAAATCTTAACAGAAAGTACAGTACACATAGGCCTTAATTGAATATGTCACTAGAAATGTCCCCAAACAGATCAAAGCTGTAAGTGGACAGCTTATGTTGTTAGAGTACTTAACGAAATAAAGCAAAGTAATACCTATCAGAGCTCTTCACTCCTGCCATGTTGTTTTCTATGGCCACCTTGCAGATTGCTTGATCCTGCAAGGGGAAAAACAGACATACACATCATCCAGTAACCCTCAGAAATTCACACCATATCCAACAAGTATATTAATATAACAGCACAAGCCATGTTTAAGAAGCACCTAAAGTTTTTCAGAAAGGTAGCCTGATTTGAAATAAGCACGTGCCACCAAAATTTGTACATATAAAGATGATTGGAATTGGTGCATCCAAGTTACTCGGATGTCACTTCTGTTAGTTGAACATAGTTTCCTTCACTATAAGTGTGGTCCCAGCTCTCAAGAAACTAAGAAAGTGAGTATAAAAGTGGTCCCTTTCTAG
It encodes:
- the LOC136551187 gene encoding non-specific lipid transfer protein GPI-anchored 11-like; this translates as MPTTAMAKRSSCVLILALAALLLAAAVRVDGGATAAAPAPAPSADCTDALVGLAGCLSYVDEGSTVATPDPTCCSGLKDVVHKEVACLCQVFQNGQNLGISLNMTKALQLPAACKVKTPPFSKCHVSVPGVPTASPVPAPSSGAPFFGQSPSSSTPSGSPAAAATGSQTTPARSGAAGLSASPRTFLAAATAAATLFVYRLL